The following proteins are co-located in the Dromiciops gliroides isolate mDroGli1 chromosome 2, mDroGli1.pri, whole genome shotgun sequence genome:
- the NOL3 gene encoding nucleolar protein 3 isoform X1 translates to MAEWGVILSISTEEKLRMGNVQQRPSELINRERKRLVEGLKNDSGILLDGLMARGIITMSEYEFLDAMDDPERMVRRLLLIIQKKGEFACQELLNCVTEIHPQYSRDPYWNWKLTPEGYGYYGHRSHDSCCANDERKASSGGVHPGLPNTEDKDETGGAEGPKDSEAAELDTLEDQDSSKDPQTPENNESINEVLEEQEPQIPENDESINEVLEEQEPQIPENDESINEVLEEQEPQTPENDYFPECYEEPEVLEDDE, encoded by the exons ATGGCTGAGTGGGGAGTCATCCTTTCTATATCAActgaggagaaactgag GATGGGCAACGTCCAGCAAAGACCTTCAGAGCTGATCAATCGAGAGCGGAAACGCCTGGTGGAGGGCCTCAAAAATGATTCAGGCATCCTGCTAGATGGGCTTATGGCTCGAGGCATCATCACAATGAGTGAATATGAGTTCCTGGATGCCATGGATGACCCCGAGCGCATGGTGCGCCGGTTACTTCTGATAATACAGAAGAAGGGTGAGTTTGCTTGCCAGGAGCTACTGAACTGCGTGACTGAGATCCACCCTCAGTACTCCAGAGACCCTTATTGGAACTGGAAGCTCACACCAGAGG GTTATGGCTACTATGGCCATAGAAGTCATGACTCATGCTGTGCGAATGACGAGAGGAAGGCTTCATCTGGGGGTGTGCACCCTGGGCTTCCTAACACTGAAGACAAGGATGAGACTGGTGGTGCAGAGGGACCGAAGGACTCAGAAGCAGCAGAGTTGGACACTCTTGAGGACCAAGATTCCTCAAAGGATCCACAAACTCCAGAAAACAATGAGTCGATAAATGAAGTTCTAGAAGAGCAAGAGCCACAAATCCCAGAAAACGATGAGTCGATAAATGAAGTTCTAGAAGAGCAAGAGCCACAAATCCCAGAAAACGATGAGTCGATAAATGAAGTTCTAGAAGAGCAAGAGCCACAAACCCCAGAAAACGATTACTTTCCAGAGTGTTATGAGGAGCCAGAAGTACTAGAAGATGATGAATAA
- the NOL3 gene encoding nucleolar protein 3 isoform X3: protein MAEWGVILSISTEEKLRMGNVQQRPSELINRERKRLVEGLKNDSGILLDGLMARGIITMSEYEFLDAMDDPERMVRRLLLIIQKKGYGYYGHRSHDSCCANDERKASSGGVHPGLPNTEDKDETGGAEGPKDSEAAELDTLEDQDSSKDPQTPENNESINEVLEEQEPQIPENDESINEVLEEQEPQIPENDESINEVLEEQEPQTPENDYFPECYEEPEVLEDDE from the exons ATGGCTGAGTGGGGAGTCATCCTTTCTATATCAActgaggagaaactgag GATGGGCAACGTCCAGCAAAGACCTTCAGAGCTGATCAATCGAGAGCGGAAACGCCTGGTGGAGGGCCTCAAAAATGATTCAGGCATCCTGCTAGATGGGCTTATGGCTCGAGGCATCATCACAATGAGTGAATATGAGTTCCTGGATGCCATGGATGACCCCGAGCGCATGGTGCGCCGGTTACTTCTGATAATACAGAAGAAGG GTTATGGCTACTATGGCCATAGAAGTCATGACTCATGCTGTGCGAATGACGAGAGGAAGGCTTCATCTGGGGGTGTGCACCCTGGGCTTCCTAACACTGAAGACAAGGATGAGACTGGTGGTGCAGAGGGACCGAAGGACTCAGAAGCAGCAGAGTTGGACACTCTTGAGGACCAAGATTCCTCAAAGGATCCACAAACTCCAGAAAACAATGAGTCGATAAATGAAGTTCTAGAAGAGCAAGAGCCACAAATCCCAGAAAACGATGAGTCGATAAATGAAGTTCTAGAAGAGCAAGAGCCACAAATCCCAGAAAACGATGAGTCGATAAATGAAGTTCTAGAAGAGCAAGAGCCACAAACCCCAGAAAACGATTACTTTCCAGAGTGTTATGAGGAGCCAGAAGTACTAGAAGATGATGAATAA
- the NOL3 gene encoding nucleolar protein 3 isoform X2, producing the protein MGNVQQRPSELINRERKRLVEGLKNDSGILLDGLMARGIITMSEYEFLDAMDDPERMVRRLLLIIQKKGEFACQELLNCVTEIHPQYSRDPYWNWKLTPEGYGYYGHRSHDSCCANDERKASSGGVHPGLPNTEDKDETGGAEGPKDSEAAELDTLEDQDSSKDPQTPENNESINEVLEEQEPQIPENDESINEVLEEQEPQIPENDESINEVLEEQEPQTPENDYFPECYEEPEVLEDDE; encoded by the exons ATGGGCAACGTCCAGCAAAGACCTTCAGAGCTGATCAATCGAGAGCGGAAACGCCTGGTGGAGGGCCTCAAAAATGATTCAGGCATCCTGCTAGATGGGCTTATGGCTCGAGGCATCATCACAATGAGTGAATATGAGTTCCTGGATGCCATGGATGACCCCGAGCGCATGGTGCGCCGGTTACTTCTGATAATACAGAAGAAGGGTGAGTTTGCTTGCCAGGAGCTACTGAACTGCGTGACTGAGATCCACCCTCAGTACTCCAGAGACCCTTATTGGAACTGGAAGCTCACACCAGAGG GTTATGGCTACTATGGCCATAGAAGTCATGACTCATGCTGTGCGAATGACGAGAGGAAGGCTTCATCTGGGGGTGTGCACCCTGGGCTTCCTAACACTGAAGACAAGGATGAGACTGGTGGTGCAGAGGGACCGAAGGACTCAGAAGCAGCAGAGTTGGACACTCTTGAGGACCAAGATTCCTCAAAGGATCCACAAACTCCAGAAAACAATGAGTCGATAAATGAAGTTCTAGAAGAGCAAGAGCCACAAATCCCAGAAAACGATGAGTCGATAAATGAAGTTCTAGAAGAGCAAGAGCCACAAATCCCAGAAAACGATGAGTCGATAAATGAAGTTCTAGAAGAGCAAGAGCCACAAACCCCAGAAAACGATTACTTTCCAGAGTGTTATGAGGAGCCAGAAGTACTAGAAGATGATGAATAA